Below is a window of Synergistetes bacterium HGW-Synergistetes-1 DNA.
GGTCAAAGAGGTCATAGAGTGTGTTGACGCAGATGTCGTTGACGCTGAAGGGTCTTATGTGGTCCCGGGCGGGGTGGATCCGCATACTCATGTGAGCCTGGCATCAAACGGAAGAAGTGTTTCGGACGGTTTTGAGGCTGCGACTAAGGCCGCGATCTGGGGAGGCACCACGACGATTGTCGAGCATCCCGGATTTGCGCCGGTAGGATCAGATCTTGCTTTTGCTGTTGATGATGCGGTGAATAAAGGAAGCGGTTCATCGTACACGGACTTCGGGGTGCATTTGGTCTTTCAGGGGACCAACGTAATAGATGAAGAAGAGTTGTGGGGGCTTGTTTTGTTCGGCCACCCGACAGGGAAGGTCTACACTGCATACGACGCCCGGATGACTGACGGGCAGATCGTTCCTTTGATGAAAATGATGGAGAGGTCGGGTGGCCTGCTTTTCTATCATGCGGAGAACGACACGGAGATAAGGCGTATTACCTCTTACTATGAAAAAAAGAGAATGACGGGCAGCAAATACTGGCCGCTGAGCCGCCCCGATCACTGCGAGGCAGAGACCGTGGAGCTCATTCTGGAACTTGCGAAGAGCACGGGGGTGCCGACCTATATCGTCCACCTTTCCACTTCACTGGGACTAAAAAGTATCATGGAAGCCAGGGCGCATGGACAGAAGGTCTATGCGGAGACATGCCCGCAGTATCTCTGTCTGACCGATGAACTGTACAGGACTGAGAACGGTATAGACTTCATAATGGCACCTCCGCTTCGCAGGAAAAAGGACTGTGAAGCGCTCTGGAAAGCTATTGCTTCAGGTGATATCGACACGATAGGGACTGATCACTGTTCTTTCAGCAGGGCGGACAAAGTGAAATACGGCGGGGAAAACGTATTCAGGTCACCCGGGGGGGTACCTGGGATAGAGACGAGGATGCCGATACTCTTCTCCGAGGGAGTCATGAAGGGGCGCATTTCGCTTGAGCGGTTTGTGGCTGTAACTTCTACTAACCCCGCGACGATTCTTGGCCTGCAGGAAAAGGGAAGGATAGAGCCGGGGGCTGATGCTGATATCGTTATCATCGACCCTAAGGCAGAAAAGGTACTCTCAAATGATACGCTGCATCAGAAGGTCGATTACACCCCGTTCGACGGAATGAAGGTGAAGGGATTTCCCTCACATGTCTGGCTAAGGGGCATGCCGGTGCTTGCTGAGGGAGTCTTTATAGCTGAAGTGCCATCCGGAAAATTTGTAAAGAGGTTTTTGTGACAGGCTGGTCATAGAGCATAAAAACCGCATCCCATCAGATCATCGATGGGATGCGGTTTTTATGTGTATCTGCGTTTTAAAGTCTCTTCCAGACCTCTTTGGAGCACTCCCTTGCCTTGGCGAAGATCCGCTCCCTGTCGAGCTCGATGAGCTTCCTGTCTTTCATGAGCACCTTGCCGTTGGCTATGGTCGTTACGACGTTCCTTCCGGAAGTTCCGAAGAGCAAATGTCCGTTAATATTCTTTTCGCTTATCGAGGTCGGGGGCATGTAGTCCATGATTATTATGTCCGCTGCATATTCCTCCCTGATCATTCCCAGCTTAACGGGGAAGCACCTCTCTGCGATCTCCGCATTGTTCACGAAGAGCATCTGCGGAAGTTCCCCCCAGCCGGCGTTAGGGTCTCCCAAGGAATGCTTGCAGAGTGCGTTTCCAAGTCTGTAGGACTGGATCATGTCGCAGAGATAGCCGTCAGTGCCAAGACCGGCAAGGAGGCCCTCACTGAGCATTTCCCTGATGTTTGCCGAACCGACGGCGTTGCCCATGTTGGATTCGGGATTGTGGACTACGGCTGTATTTGTCTCCATGATTATATTTCTTTCCTTTTCGTCCACATGGATGCAGTGAACGAATATGGATTTTTCGCCTGTGATGCCGTGATCCCTGAAGCGTTCTACGATCCTTTTGCCGTATTTGGCCAGGGAGTCCTTTTCATCTTCGGGACCCTCAGCTACGTGTACATGGAAACCGGCGTCCCTTCCCTCCATGGCTCCGACGCATTTTTCAAGCGTGAGGTCTGAGAGGGTCAAGGAGGCGTGGAGGCCAAATTTACCGGAGATCATCGGGTCGTTCTGCTCTTCGGCCCAGTCGATGAAGGATATGTTTTCACGTATTCCCTCGTAAGCCGTCTTCTGTCCGTCCCTGTCCGAGACCTCGTAGCACAGCGAGGCCCGTATGCCTGCCTCCTGGGTCGCCTTGGCTATCTCGCAGAGGCTTCCGGTTATGGCAGAGGGGCTTGCGTGGTGGTCGATCACTGTCGTGCAGCCGCACTTGATGCAGTCGACAAGGGCAGTCATGGTGCTGTAGTAGGTGTCCTTAAGGGTGAGCGCCTTGTCCAGCTTCCACCAGAGCCTTTCAAGTACCTGAGAAAAGTCCTTTGCCGGTTCCCCTGGGGGAGTCATGCCCCTGGAGAAAGTGCTGTAGAAGTGCATGTGGGAATTGATGAAGCCCGGCATGATAAGTCCGCCCTTGGCATCGATGAATTCAGCTTCGGGATACCTGGCACGCAGTTCGGATGTCGTTCCCACCATGAATATAGCAGAACCCCTGACTGCGGCGCAGCCATCGGGAATAAAAGGCAGATCTGGATCCCTTGTGATAAGTTTTCCGTTTCCGACGAGAAGCATTTTTTTTCACTCCCTCACAAAGAGATGCGTGTGTTTATGGTGTAAAAAGGCTCTCCCTGATACGGGAGAGCCCGATGTCTCTCTCTCTTACTTCAGAAGGGCTATGGCTTCTATCTCTACAAGCACGTCTTTGGGAAGTCTTGCCACTTCAACGCATGATCTTGCGGGAGCGTCTTTTTCAAAGAACCTTCCGTAGACCTCGTTGATCCTTTTAAACTCATTCATGTCCTTAATGAAAACAGTTGTCTTTACAACGTCAGA
It encodes the following:
- a CDS encoding chlorohydrolase; amino-acid sequence: MLLVGNGKLITRDPDLPFIPDGCAAVRGSAIFMVGTTSELRARYPEAEFIDAKGGLIMPGFINSHMHFYSTFSRGMTPPGEPAKDFSQVLERLWWKLDKALTLKDTYYSTMTALVDCIKCGCTTVIDHHASPSAITGSLCEIAKATQEAGIRASLCYEVSDRDGQKTAYEGIRENISFIDWAEEQNDPMISGKFGLHASLTLSDLTLEKCVGAMEGRDAGFHVHVAEGPEDEKDSLAKYGKRIVERFRDHGITGEKSIFVHCIHVDEKERNIIMETNTAVVHNPESNMGNAVGSANIREMLSEGLLAGLGTDGYLCDMIQSYRLGNALCKHSLGDPNAGWGELPQMLFVNNAEIAERCFPVKLGMIREEYAADIIIMDYMPPTSISEKNINGHLLFGTSGRNVVTTIANGKVLMKDRKLIELDRERIFAKARECSKEVWKRL
- the hydA gene encoding dihydropyrimidinase, whose amino-acid sequence is MSLILIKNGTVGKADGAFRGDVLIEGEKIIEVKEVIECVDADVVDAEGSYVVPGGVDPHTHVSLASNGRSVSDGFEAATKAAIWGGTTTIVEHPGFAPVGSDLAFAVDDAVNKGSGSSYTDFGVHLVFQGTNVIDEEELWGLVLFGHPTGKVYTAYDARMTDGQIVPLMKMMERSGGLLFYHAENDTEIRRITSYYEKKRMTGSKYWPLSRPDHCEAETVELILELAKSTGVPTYIVHLSTSLGLKSIMEARAHGQKVYAETCPQYLCLTDELYRTENGIDFIMAPPLRRKKDCEALWKAIASGDIDTIGTDHCSFSRADKVKYGGENVFRSPGGVPGIETRMPILFSEGVMKGRISLERFVAVTSTNPATILGLQEKGRIEPGADADIVIIDPKAEKVLSNDTLHQKVDYTPFDGMKVKGFPSHVWLRGMPVLAEGVFIAEVPSGKFVKRFL